One segment of Capnocytophaga sp. oral taxon 878 DNA contains the following:
- a CDS encoding DUF2795 domain-containing protein — MYWTLELASYLSDAPWPATKDELIDYAIRTGAPMEVVENLQEIEDEGDMYESIDEIWPDYPSEEDYLWNEDEY, encoded by the coding sequence ATGTATTGGACGTTAGAACTTGCCTCTTATTTGAGTGATGCTCCTTGGCCTGCTACTAAGGACGAGCTTATTGACTATGCTATCCGTACCGGTGCGCCTATGGAAGTTGTTGAGAACCTTCAAGAAATAGAGGACGAAGGTGATATGTATGAATCTATTGACGAAATCTGGCCTGATTACCCGTCGGAAGAGGATTACTTATGGAATGAAGATGAATATTAG